In the genome of Terribacillus sp. FSL K6-0262, one region contains:
- a CDS encoding AraC family transcriptional regulator, translated as MQIKDFLINQELEELTQHRTVELPLACYETKIKENIHGHIPLHWHNEIQFVLIINGSAAFQINEEKVKVSKGEGIFINSGCLHKADDYNNSGCIYICLNASPEIFLSKELHAKYVYPYIQATNLTHLHIGRKDQWERNILKAILDIHQLIEQKDPFYEIDIVNHLNLIWQNLIMNGMQLEYSESDRIRNQRMKRMLHWIHLHFDEKITLADIAKAGQLSRAECCRYFKRIVNQSPMNYVIEYRIQKSLPLLQNQNSNVTEVAYQIGFNSSSYFIAKFRKSIGMTPLAYKKQSRGQLKS; from the coding sequence ATGCAGATCAAAGATTTTTTAATCAATCAGGAATTAGAGGAATTAACCCAGCATAGAACCGTTGAATTACCACTAGCCTGCTACGAAACAAAAATCAAGGAAAATATACATGGGCATATTCCGCTGCATTGGCATAATGAGATCCAATTCGTGCTGATCATTAACGGTAGTGCAGCATTCCAAATCAATGAAGAGAAAGTGAAGGTCAGCAAGGGCGAAGGTATTTTTATCAATAGCGGCTGTCTTCATAAGGCTGATGATTACAACAATTCAGGCTGTATTTATATATGTTTAAACGCCTCCCCTGAAATTTTTCTATCCAAAGAACTGCACGCTAAGTACGTATATCCTTATATCCAAGCAACTAATTTAACGCACTTGCATATAGGCAGGAAGGATCAATGGGAAAGAAACATCCTTAAAGCAATATTGGATATTCATCAATTGATCGAGCAAAAGGATCCTTTCTACGAGATAGATATAGTCAATCACCTTAATCTTATCTGGCAGAACTTGATCATGAATGGTATGCAACTGGAATACAGCGAATCAGATAGGATTAGGAATCAGCGGATGAAACGAATGCTCCATTGGATCCACCTCCATTTTGATGAAAAAATCACTTTGGCCGATATCGCGAAAGCCGGGCAGCTAAGCCGGGCTGAATGCTGCCGTTATTTTAAGCGCATAGTCAATCAATCCCCCATGAATTACGTAATCGAATATCGGATACAAAAAAGCCTTCCCCTGCTTCAGAATCAGAATTCCAATGTCACAGAAGTGGCTTATCAAATTGGATTTAATAGCAGCAGTTATTTTATCGCTAAATTTCGTAAATCCATTGGGATGACACCATTAGCCTATAAAAAACAAAGTCGTGGACAGTTAAAGTCATGA
- a CDS encoding amino acid permease, translating into MSRNGLRKELLPRHVQFLALAGMIGTGIFKGSGETLGIAGPGVVVSYLLGGALLLIVMVALAEMAVVYPNHNVQHLVHKAFGFHISFIVGWLYWINWTLVTVVEILAAGSFLQFWFTDTPLWLLSAICAAVIIGINSLQVKFYGEMEFWFASIKIIALVLFILLGGAVLLGLTDFAPDTPTQHLLGHGGFFPNGMQGVFAACLIVMFSFGGSELIGVAISETKDVKKVLPKVIKGVVWRVLLFYILPIIIISGLIPWNEVAGTESPFVQVMDAIGIPGVAHVMNFILLTAVLSAANSGMFATSRTMYSLAEKGEAPKLLAKTTKAGSPINAITLNAVLLLVGAGLAYFAPDSIIGTMMTIPGFTMLLLWIGICAAQLKLRPDYAEMPHFKMKLFPATTIIGLAGLVIILLGSSFSKGISVGTVVCFTALAVLIILAFILGRGRKQVETEWKMHNDTHNP; encoded by the coding sequence ATGAGTCGAAATGGTTTGCGGAAAGAGCTTTTACCTAGACACGTCCAGTTTTTGGCATTGGCTGGTATGATCGGTACTGGTATTTTCAAAGGAAGCGGGGAGACATTGGGGATTGCCGGACCAGGTGTGGTCGTTTCCTACTTGCTTGGCGGTGCATTATTGCTGATTGTAATGGTTGCTTTGGCTGAAATGGCGGTTGTGTACCCCAATCATAATGTGCAGCATCTCGTGCATAAAGCGTTTGGATTCCATATATCCTTCATCGTTGGCTGGCTGTACTGGATCAACTGGACGCTCGTTACAGTGGTGGAGATCCTGGCAGCAGGTTCGTTTTTGCAGTTTTGGTTCACGGATACACCACTTTGGCTGTTGAGCGCCATTTGTGCAGCGGTTATCATAGGCATAAATAGTTTGCAGGTGAAATTCTATGGAGAGATGGAATTTTGGTTCGCTAGTATTAAAATCATTGCACTTGTATTATTTATCCTGCTGGGCGGGGCGGTCCTGCTTGGGTTGACGGATTTTGCACCAGATACACCGACCCAGCATCTGCTCGGACATGGCGGATTCTTCCCCAATGGCATGCAGGGTGTATTCGCGGCCTGTTTGATCGTCATGTTTTCATTTGGGGGATCAGAGCTTATCGGGGTTGCCATTTCGGAAACAAAAGATGTGAAAAAGGTGTTGCCTAAAGTGATCAAAGGCGTCGTATGGCGGGTATTGCTATTTTACATTTTACCTATCATCATCATTTCCGGGCTCATTCCTTGGAATGAAGTGGCCGGGACGGAAAGCCCGTTTGTTCAAGTGATGGATGCAATCGGTATTCCTGGGGTTGCCCATGTGATGAATTTCATTTTACTGACTGCTGTTTTGTCAGCTGCAAATTCAGGAATGTTTGCCACTTCCAGGACCATGTATTCCCTGGCTGAAAAAGGGGAGGCACCAAAGCTCCTGGCGAAAACCACCAAAGCGGGATCACCGATCAACGCCATCACCTTGAACGCTGTCCTATTATTGGTTGGGGCTGGGCTCGCATACTTTGCACCTGATAGCATCATTGGCACGATGATGACGATACCTGGATTCACCATGCTGCTGCTTTGGATCGGGATTTGTGCAGCACAGCTTAAGCTGCGTCCCGATTATGCAGAAATGCCCCATTTCAAAATGAAGCTGTTCCCAGCAACGACGATTATTGGGCTGGCAGGCCTTGTCATCATCTTGCTCGGATCATCGTTCAGCAAAGGCATTTCAGTGGGAACGGTAGTGTGCTTTACGGCTTTGGCGGTATTGATCATATTGGCTTTTATTTTGGGACGGGGCAGAAAACAAGTGGAAACAGAATGGAAAATGCACAATGATACGCACAATCCTTAA